One genomic window of Apus apus isolate bApuApu2 chromosome 9, bApuApu2.pri.cur, whole genome shotgun sequence includes the following:
- the LOC127388252 gene encoding monocarboxylate transporter 2-like isoform X1 produces MSPPGPPDGGWGWAVVFGAFVSIGFAYAFPKGLAIFFKEIQDFFGTSYSEIAWVSSIMLATTYGAGPISSILVNRYGSRPVVIFGGLLCGIGMVSAAFCTSILQLYICVGFITGFGLALNLQPSVIIIGKYFLKRRPIANGLAMAGSPVMLCTLAPLNQFLFDNFGWRGSFLILGAILLHCCVAGALFRPIGAAPASVKTQAVEEGKDALKKEVSKDAMGMTSPMETKTEEEGGKDCCEKINQYLDFSLFKHRGFLIYLIGNVLMFLGFFAPIVFLAPYAKHIGIDEYSAAFLLSILAIVDMIARPTTGIIANSKWVRPWIQYFFSFSITFNGACHLLCPLASGYTGLVVYSIFFGLAFGMVCAMLFETLMDLVGAARFTSAVGLVTIAECCTILLGPPIGGTLIDTFGDYKYMFIKCGAVMVLAGTFLFIMNYYNYRMLAKEEKERKAKEEDPKFVRTENEGRNNWNKETVQDGPELEPLREEQEGLKKEANGTSEV; encoded by the exons ATGTCACCCCCCGGCCCGCCAGACGGCGGCTGGGGCTGGGCCGTGGTCTTCGGGGCTTTTGTTTCTATCGGCTTCGCCTACGCCTTCCCCAAAGGCCTGGCCATCTTCTTCAAAGAAATCCAGGATTTCTTTGGCACGTCCTATAGCGAGATCGCGTGGGTCTCCTCCATCATGCTGGCCACGACTTACGGTGCAG GTCCCATTAGCAGTATTTTAGTAAACCGCTATGGCAGCCGACCCGTGGTTATATTTGGAGGCCTGCTCTGTGGCATTGGGATGGTGTCAGCAGCCTTCTGCACCAGCATCCTGCAGCTCTACATCTGTGTGGGCTTCATCACAG GATTTGGCCTTGCTCTCAACCTCCAGCCCTCAGTGATAATCATAgggaaatactttttaaagagAAGACCCATTGCAAACGGCCTTGCTATGGCAGGGAGCCCTGTGATGCTGTGCACTCTGGCTCCCCTCAACCAGTTCCTTTTTGACAATTTTGGTTGGAGGGGCAGCTTTTTAATTCTTGGGGCAATTTTATTACACTGCTGTGTGGCAGGAGCCCTCTTCAGACCCattggggcagccccagcatcAGTCAAAACCCAGGCAgttgaggaagggaaggatgcTCTGAAAAAAGAGGTCAGTAAGGATGCCATGGGAATGACTAGTCCCATGGAGAccaaaacagaagaggaaggaggaaaagactGCTGTGAAAAAATCAATCAGTACCTCGATTTTTCCCTCTTTAAGCACAGAGGGTTCTTGATTTACCTGATTGGAAATGTGCTTATGTTCCTGGGATTTTTTGCCCCCATTGTTTTTCTGGCACCCTACGCAAAGCACATTGGCATTGATGAATACTcagctgctttcctcctttccatCCTTGCCATCGTGGATATGATTGCCCGACCTACCACTGGCATCATTGCAAACAGCAAGTGGGTGAGGCCATGGATTCAATactttttcagcttctccatCACTTTCAATGGTGCCTGCCACCTCCTGTGCCCACTGGCTTCTGGCTACACGGGGCTCGTTGTTTACTCCATCTTTTTTGGCTTGGCCTTTGGCATGGTTTGTGCCATGCTCTTTGAAACCCTCATGGACCTTGTGGGAGCTGCCCGGTTCACAAGCGCTGTTGGCCTGGTCACCATTGCGGAGTGTTGCACCATATTACTGGGACCACCTATAGGAG GAACTCTTATTGATACCTTTGGGGACTATAAATACATGTTCATTAAATGTGGAGCTGTGATGGTCCTGGCGGGAACCTTCCTGTTCATCATGAATTATTATAATTATCGGATGCTTGccaaggaggagaaggaaagaaaggcaaaagaagaGGACCCAAAATTTGTAAGGACAGAAAATGAAGGCAGAAATAACTGGAACAAAGAAACTGTACAGGATGGGCCTGAGCTGGAACCTTTGAGAGAGGAACAAGAAGGACTAAAGAAGGAAGCGAATGGCACAAGTGAAGTTTGA
- the LOC127388252 gene encoding monocarboxylate transporter 2-like isoform X2, whose protein sequence is MVSAAFCTSILQLYICVGFITGFGLALNLQPSVIIIGKYFLKRRPIANGLAMAGSPVMLCTLAPLNQFLFDNFGWRGSFLILGAILLHCCVAGALFRPIGAAPASVKTQAVEEGKDALKKEVSKDAMGMTSPMETKTEEEGGKDCCEKINQYLDFSLFKHRGFLIYLIGNVLMFLGFFAPIVFLAPYAKHIGIDEYSAAFLLSILAIVDMIARPTTGIIANSKWVRPWIQYFFSFSITFNGACHLLCPLASGYTGLVVYSIFFGLAFGMVCAMLFETLMDLVGAARFTSAVGLVTIAECCTILLGPPIGGTLIDTFGDYKYMFIKCGAVMVLAGTFLFIMNYYNYRMLAKEEKERKAKEEDPKFVRTENEGRNNWNKETVQDGPELEPLREEQEGLKKEANGTSEV, encoded by the exons ATGGTGTCAGCAGCCTTCTGCACCAGCATCCTGCAGCTCTACATCTGTGTGGGCTTCATCACAG GATTTGGCCTTGCTCTCAACCTCCAGCCCTCAGTGATAATCATAgggaaatactttttaaagagAAGACCCATTGCAAACGGCCTTGCTATGGCAGGGAGCCCTGTGATGCTGTGCACTCTGGCTCCCCTCAACCAGTTCCTTTTTGACAATTTTGGTTGGAGGGGCAGCTTTTTAATTCTTGGGGCAATTTTATTACACTGCTGTGTGGCAGGAGCCCTCTTCAGACCCattggggcagccccagcatcAGTCAAAACCCAGGCAgttgaggaagggaaggatgcTCTGAAAAAAGAGGTCAGTAAGGATGCCATGGGAATGACTAGTCCCATGGAGAccaaaacagaagaggaaggaggaaaagactGCTGTGAAAAAATCAATCAGTACCTCGATTTTTCCCTCTTTAAGCACAGAGGGTTCTTGATTTACCTGATTGGAAATGTGCTTATGTTCCTGGGATTTTTTGCCCCCATTGTTTTTCTGGCACCCTACGCAAAGCACATTGGCATTGATGAATACTcagctgctttcctcctttccatCCTTGCCATCGTGGATATGATTGCCCGACCTACCACTGGCATCATTGCAAACAGCAAGTGGGTGAGGCCATGGATTCAATactttttcagcttctccatCACTTTCAATGGTGCCTGCCACCTCCTGTGCCCACTGGCTTCTGGCTACACGGGGCTCGTTGTTTACTCCATCTTTTTTGGCTTGGCCTTTGGCATGGTTTGTGCCATGCTCTTTGAAACCCTCATGGACCTTGTGGGAGCTGCCCGGTTCACAAGCGCTGTTGGCCTGGTCACCATTGCGGAGTGTTGCACCATATTACTGGGACCACCTATAGGAG GAACTCTTATTGATACCTTTGGGGACTATAAATACATGTTCATTAAATGTGGAGCTGTGATGGTCCTGGCGGGAACCTTCCTGTTCATCATGAATTATTATAATTATCGGATGCTTGccaaggaggagaaggaaagaaaggcaaaagaagaGGACCCAAAATTTGTAAGGACAGAAAATGAAGGCAGAAATAACTGGAACAAAGAAACTGTACAGGATGGGCCTGAGCTGGAACCTTTGAGAGAGGAACAAGAAGGACTAAAGAAGGAAGCGAATGGCACAAGTGAAGTTTGA